One Myxococcus stipitatus DNA segment encodes these proteins:
- a CDS encoding rhodanese-like domain-containing protein: protein MTPRPYLDITPTQLATLAPGTRLIDVREPDEFTGPLGHLPGAELVPLGTLEATLGGWARQAPLLLICRSGGRSEQAARMLARSGFRHLYNLAGGMLAVRATPVAQPQG, encoded by the coding sequence ATGACACCTCGCCCCTATCTGGACATCACGCCCACCCAGCTCGCCACGCTCGCCCCAGGGACACGACTCATCGACGTGCGAGAGCCGGACGAGTTCACCGGCCCCCTGGGCCATCTTCCCGGGGCCGAGCTCGTCCCGCTGGGGACGCTCGAGGCCACCCTCGGCGGGTGGGCGCGGCAGGCCCCCCTGCTGCTCATCTGCCGCTCCGGCGGACGCTCCGAGCAGGCCGCGCGGATGCTCGCCCGGAGCGGCTTCCGACATCTGTACAACCTGGCGGGCGGGATGCTCGCCGTGCGCGCGACGCCGGTTGCCCAGCCCCAGGGCTGA
- a CDS encoding MBL fold metallo-hydrolase, giving the protein MIFRQLFDSESSTYTYLIGDEATRQAVLIDPVLEQADRDLKLVAELDLTLTHVLDTHVHADHITASGVLRERTRATVVGSVGGAGCADVQVRHGDEVRVGQLVFRVLATPGHTDDSISYLLGDRVFTGDALLVRGNGRTDFQNGNARQLYESLTRVLFSLPDETLVYPAHDYQGRTVTSIAEEKRHNPRVAGRSEAEFIHVMENLHLPKPRKLDVAVPANRACGQLPHPEA; this is encoded by the coding sequence ATGATTTTCCGACAGCTTTTCGACTCCGAGTCCTCGACGTACACCTACCTCATCGGCGACGAGGCCACGCGGCAGGCCGTCCTCATCGACCCCGTCCTGGAGCAGGCCGATCGCGACTTGAAGCTGGTGGCCGAGCTGGACCTCACGCTCACCCACGTCCTCGACACCCATGTCCACGCCGACCACATCACCGCGTCCGGAGTGCTGCGCGAGCGCACGCGAGCCACGGTGGTAGGGAGCGTGGGTGGCGCGGGTTGCGCCGACGTGCAGGTGCGTCACGGGGACGAGGTACGCGTCGGTCAGCTCGTCTTCCGGGTGCTCGCCACCCCGGGGCACACGGACGACAGCATCAGCTATCTGCTCGGCGACCGCGTCTTCACGGGAGATGCCCTGCTCGTGCGCGGCAATGGCCGCACCGACTTCCAGAACGGGAACGCGCGCCAGCTCTACGAGAGCCTCACGCGCGTCCTCTTCTCCCTTCCCGACGAGACGCTCGTCTACCCCGCTCATGACTATCAGGGGCGCACGGTGACGAGCATCGCGGAGGAGAAGCGACACAACCCCCGCGTGGCCGGCAGGAGCGAGGCGGAGTTCATCCACGTCATGGAGAACCTCCACCTGCCCAAGCCCCGGAAGCTCGACGTCGCCGTTCCGGCCAACCGCGCCTGTGGACAGCTCCCCCATCCGGAGGCCTGA